The Panicum virgatum strain AP13 chromosome 5K, P.virgatum_v5, whole genome shotgun sequence genome has a window encoding:
- the LOC120707561 gene encoding putative receptor protein kinase ZmPK1 codes for MTAPLYLLLPLLFFKICSGASPWQTMTTGSHIRGEDHNEVFLISPDRTFSCGFHELGTNALTFSIWYTTSTTNRTVVWTANPYFAASGYSPVNKYGSRISLNHDGNLILTETNGSTVWESRTSSGKHTTVVLLNNGNLVINDSSNNIVWQSFHSPTDTLLPGQNLTKGTRLVSGYHHLYFDNDNILRMLYDGPEITSIYWPSPDYNAEKNGRSRFNSTRTAVLDDMGNFVSSDGFKIEASDSGPGIKRRITIDYDGNFRMYSLNASTGKWNVTGQAVTQMCYVHGLCGKNGLCDYSRGLQCRCPPDYEMVDPTNWNQGCQPMFLTDKNQSPEDFTFVKQPHADYYGFDLSSNKSISFEACRNICLNISTCLSFTYKAGDGWCYTKDLLYNGQVYMYFPGDNYMKVPKNSNSSLSPISKKESLTCGPPGSEVKRGSASMYGTKKDNINWTYFYVFAAILGALELLVIVTGWYLFFKKHNIPKSMEDGYKMITNQFRRFTYRELREATGKFKEELGRGGAGIVYRGVLEDKKIVAVKKLTDVRQGEEEFWAEVTLIGRINHINLVRMWGFCSEGPNRLLVYEYVENESLDKYLFGERSTESLFGWSQRYRIALGTARGLAYLHHECLEWVVHCDVKPENILLTRDFDAKIADFGLAKLAKRDGTSFNFTHMRGTMGYMAPEWALNLPINAKVDVYSYGVVLLEIVTGIRVSSGILLEERQIDFLEFVQEAKHILSSGNVSDIVDDRLHGHFDTEQAIAMVKIAFSCLEERSKRPTMDEIVKVLMSCDDDDYHPAYSY; via the coding sequence ATGACTGCGCCGCTCTATCTTCTCCTTCCATTGCTCTTCTTCAAGATTTGCTCTGGTGCATCGCCATGGCAGACCATGACCACCGGCTCGCACATCAGAGGAGAGGACCACAACGAGGTCTTCCTCATCTCACCGGACCGCACCTTCTCTTGCGGCTTCCACGAGCTTGGCACAAATGCTCTCACCTTCTCCATCTGGTACACCACAAGCACCACCAATAGAACTGTCGTCTGGACGGCAAACCCCTATTTCGCGGCGAGTGGCTACTCTCCCGTGAACAAATATGGCTCCAGGATATCGCTGAACCACGACGGCAACCTGATACTCACAGAAACCAATGGTTCCACGGTGTGGGAGAGCAGGACATCGTCAGGCAAGCACACAACAGTAGTCCTCCTCAACAACGGCAACCTTGTGATCAACGACTCCAGCAACAATATCGTGTGGCAGAGCTTCCATTCGCCAACGGACACCTTGCTCCCGGGGCAGAACCTGACAAAGGGCACAAGGTTAGTCTCTGGTTACCATCACCTCTATTTCGACAACGACAACATCCTGCGGATGTTGTATGACGGCCCAGAGATCACAAGCATCTACTGGCCAAGTCCGGATTACAACGCTGAAAAAAATGGCCGCAGTAGGTTCAACAGCACCAGGACAGCAGTTCTAGATGACATGGGTAATTTTGTGTCAAGTGATGGGTTTAAGATAGAGGCTTCAGATTCAGGTCCAGGAATCAAGAGAAGGATCACAATCGATTACGATGGCAATTTCAGAATGTACAGTTTGAATGCATCAACAGGGAAATGGAACGTCACAGGACAGGCTGTAACACAGATGTGCTATGTGCACGGGCTATGCGGAAAGAATGGGCTCTGTGACTACTCCCGTGGTCTCCAGTGTAGATGCCCTCCAGATTATGAGATGGTTGATCCAACAAATTGGAACCAAGGATGCCAACCAATGTTCTTGACTGATAAAAACCAATCACCTGAGGATTTTACATTTGTCAAGCAACCTCATGCCGACTACTATGGCTTTGATCTGTCCTCAAATAAATCCATCTCATTTGAAGCATGCAGGAACATTTGCTTGAACATCAGTACCTGCTTATCTTTCACATACAAGGCTGGAGATGGTTGGTGTTACACTAAAGATTTACTTTACAATGGTCAGGTCTACATGTATTTTCCTGGAGACAACTATATGAAAGTACCAAAAAATTCGAATAGTTCTTTATCCCCAATCTCTAAAAAGGAAAGCCTCACCTGTGGACCACCGGGCTCTGAGGTCAAGCGAGGATCAGCAAGTATGTATGGAACAAAGAAGGACAACATAAACTGGACATACTTCTATGTCTTTGCTGCAATACTGGGAGCTCTAGAGTTGCTTGTTATTGTGACGGGCTGGTACCTTTTCTTCAAGAAGCATAACATACCCAAATCAATGGAGGATGGGTACAAGATGATTACAAACCAATTCAGGCGGTTTACATACCGAGAACTAAGGGAAGCAACTGGAAAGTTCAAAGAAGAGCTTgggagaggaggagcaggaATCGTCTACAGAGGTGTGCTTGAAGATAAGAAAATAGTGGCAGTAAAGAAGCTTACAGATGTTCGCCAGGGAGAGGAGGAATTCTGGGCAGAGGTGACACTTATTGGAAGAATCAATCACATAAATTTAGTCAGAATGTGGGGATTTTGCTCAGAAGGGCCAAACAGGCTATTAGTGTACGAGTATGTGGAGAATGAGTCACTGGATAAGTACCTCTTTGGTGAGAGAAGTACGGAAAGCCTGTTTGGTTGGAGCCAAAGGTACAGAATTGCCCTGGGCACTGCAAGAGGCCTTGCTTATCTTCATCATGAATGCCTTGAGTGGGTTGTTCACTGTGATGTGAAGCCAGAAAACATACTCCTAACACGAGACTTCGATGCCAAGATAGCAGACTTTGGACTGGCCAAGCTTGCGAAGCGAGATGGCACTAGCTTCAATTTTACCCATATGAGAGGCACAATGGGGTACATGGCACCAGAATGGGCACTCAATTTGCCAATCAATGCAAAGGTTGATGTTTACAGCTATGGGGTCGTACTTCTGGAGATTGTGACTGGAATCAGGGTTTCAAGTGGCATACTGTTAGAGGAAAGACAGATAGATTTCCTGGAGTTTGTCCAGGAGGCTAAACATATTCTGTCTTCCGGGAATGTTAGTGACATTGTTGATGATAGGTTGCATGGCCATTTTGATACAGAGCAGGCAATTGCAATGGTGAAAATAGCCTTTTCATGCCTCGAAGAAAGAAGCAAGAGGCCGACAATGGATGAAATtgtcaaggtgctcatgtcttGTGATGATGATGACTACCATCCTGCTTATTCATATTGA